One Carya illinoinensis cultivar Pawnee chromosome 5, C.illinoinensisPawnee_v1, whole genome shotgun sequence genomic window, CCTATCAACCTTGGTGGTAGAGAAGATCAGTTAGTCTGGAGATGCACCTGTAATGGGATATTTTCAGTGAGGAGTGCCCACCACTTGCACGGAGAAATTATGTCTAGATCTGAAGGAGGTCCTTCTCATGACAGATTGCAAGCTGAGATTTGGAAGCCTATTTGAAAACTTTAAGTTCCTAATGCTGTGAGGATGTTTGTTTGGAGAGCATGTAATAAAGCATTCCCTACCCTGTCGAATTTGTTTAAAAAGAAAGTGGTGGAGGATAACAATTGCCCAATTTgtcaacttgagatagaaacttcAGGGCATGTACTATGGGGAGTTGCTAAAGATGTATGGGGCCAAGGGTGCAGGAAGATAGAAGTTGAGCTTcaaatgttcttcttttcttGGTATTAAGGGCTTTCTAGTTAATAACTTGCAGGAAAATGATCTTAAGGAGGTGGCCATGATTGCTTGATTACTTTGGTCTAGGAGGAATGACTTTGTTCATGGTAAATGATTCATTCATGGTAAATGATTCATTCATCCTAACCTGCTCATTAGTAAAGCCAAAAGGGTTGAAGCCATTCATTGACTTAGTGGTATTGATGAATTTGGCTTAAACAAAGGACAAGGGTTCGAACCACACCATAGACAAGAAAGCCAAAAGGGAATTAGAGCTTTATAGCAACTTAAAGAATACCCAACCTCTAAGCTTAGACAGGATCAATGGAACTTCCTGTTCTTTATGGTTGAGACCTTCTAAACGGAACTACAAGTTGAATTGAGATGCATCTATTAATGTAGAAGAGGGATTAGTTGGTGTTGGTGCAATTTTGAGAGATTGTATTGGCCAGGTCATTGGTACCCTCAAAGCTAAAAGAAATCTAAGAGCAAACTCTCTTAATGGTGAAGCCTATACTATGATGCTTGGTGTTCTTTTCTGCAAGGAAATTGTCGTCACAAAGTTCACCCTAAAGGATGATGCTTTGCAGGTGGTAAACATTCTAAAGGAGCCGAAATCTAATTGGAGTTATGGAGGCTTATTGATCAAGGTTGTAAGGCAGGTGCTGGATTCCTTTGCaatttcactacaagaaaaacaggtTTTTGTGACCAATTTATTGCAACTAAAAAATGTAACTAAACACTGTTAGCCATTATATTAAACGAGAGGCAAACAAGGTAGCTCATAATTTAGCAAACTATGATCTTAATTTTACTGAAAACTTGTATAATTTAGAAGATATTCCAAGTTATATTCGGCATATTATAATAAGTGAGATGATGTAATTCCCTTTATGAGCAATAATATATCtctttatcaatatatatatgaagttttTCATTATAAGCTTGAAGTATTACTCAATATTtcttcataatatataatattggaTAATCAAGTTTAAATACgtaattaattaatctttttcttgtttgatttaattttttaattcaaaatcgtACTATTACACAAGTTAAAAGAGAACAAGATCCTCTCGGtttcatatttctaattaatcaAGATGATGCagtcattaataattaattaattagacgCATGAATTAATCATGTGTTAACCATCCCATTTATACGTATGTACCCAACAACAATACCAAACTAAGAGTTCATGAAAACATGAAGTCACAATATTTGAGAGTCTAAGTACATGAAGTACTACTGCATGCCTGCTAGCTAGCATCGATCTCACATTAATGCTCACAATTAAAGATCTCAAATCTCAATTAATTTACACAGATCGAGCTGATCATCgtcatcattttatataaaaaatatgatattgatGATCATCATGAGTGCAAGAAGCAAACCCGAAAGCATACCGAGACTGTAAATGGAATCGGCCGAGCTGGAGCTGGAGCTAGACTTGGTAATTATCCCAAATAAACCACCACCATCGGAAGACGTATCTCCGTTCATCACCCTAATGCTCAACTTTTGGCCACCGTTGCAGAACTGATTGCTGAGACCACAAATGAAGAAGTGATCACCAGGTTTGGTGAGCTCAAAAATTGCTGGTCCATTTGTGTAAGTTTTGATCACATGCTTCTGGGTGCACTCATCATAATCCTCCTTTTTAACCTCTACCACGTTGTGCAAGCCCGTTGTGAACAAGAAGACTGTCAAAATTATCAAGATTTAGTTGAAAAAAGAGTATTAAATTAGTTATTTCTAGATCATGAGCTTAAATCATATtgtattaactatatatatatatatcatgcatgcaGGCGCTTAACCGACTAAATTTTTGTACGTACCGATTCAAATGTCCAAcgaaaattttatttgcaagtCGATATATACATAGATCAGCAAGCactacagatatatatatatatatatatcggattacaaaaaagaaaagaaaatattataaattttaaactttttaccAATTCAACTCTTGTTTTATGTTATATACGGGTTTATCCTCTACATGACTAGTTAATTTGCCACTAGAAATTGCTACTCTTttgtaatttaatattaaaaaataaaataaaatacatgaacCATCAAATGAAATAACATACTTAAGAGGCattgtatcattttccatttaataGTTTGTGTAGCTAAGGTTCGTGTACAGTTTTGCTGCTGTTTCTTTTGGATTGAAACACCTTAATCATCATCATGCATTTCATGTGAAAAATTTGcgcaatgatatatatatatatatatatatatatatatatatatatatatatatatatatatatatatatatatatatatattgttacaAGTTGGTGACCCAATTAAAGCCCCTAGCTTGTAGGCAAAACACAAAATCTAATTAATTAGAAGATCATGCATTTACGTTACCCAGTTTGTCTCCGGCAGTGAAATTTCTCGGCCTGGCCCAATCTTGGTAAAAGGAAATATTAGCTGAAGGGAGACGCCAGCCATAGCTTCCTCCAACGATGTGCGTCATTGCACGTACCTGCAGCCCGCTTAGAAAACAGCCGATAGTTGCAAACAATATTAGACAAAGTTGCAGCTTCGCCATTTTCTTCACGAGACGACCTTCTTAATTTCCTAGCTAGCTTTGTGGTTTTAATTTCCAGACTTGTGCGCGTTGGAGGAGGATGATGAGGGTTTGATTACTTCCTCCATCACCTCCAACAAATTATTAAAGAGGGATATTGACCATGAATGGTTCCAATATTGTACTGAACTTACTATTTATAGCCTGGCCTCTATTATTAGATCCTCCCTAAAATCATCCCAATTGTATATATCATCATAATTAATTGTTAGAGAAAAGGTGTTCCTTCATCTGTAAATGTTATGAATTACCTAATCAGTCAAGCCAATAAGTATGATTGAGAAAAGGAATttaagattaataaaaaaaaaaaaaaaaaaaggtagcatgcatatatatatatatatatagatagtgaGGGGTGAAGTATCTAGGCTAGCCTAGTACTGGGCCACCACTAGGAGACAAgaggaaaagtaaaaagagAAGAGTCTCTCAAGAAGCAAGGGGTATAGTGTTAGGAGAAAgtgagaaattgaaaagtacTCAGACACGCAAAACAAACTATGCCTCACCACGGCTGGGGGCAAGCGGAAAGAGGCATTAGATAAAAGGGGACGTCCAAAAGATTTcgacttcttcaaactctcgAAAGGAGTTTCGCTGAAAGAATCTTCTCCAGCAAATagattcaagattttcattgtACAGTGAAAAATGAGAGGCTATTAGAGACTGTAATAAGCATATTATCATAGATTTCTCCTCCTCAAATGCTCGTGGACGTAGGCATTATGCAAAATCACGTAAATCTGTGTGTTCATATATCTTACTTTTTCTgcacttattttcttttcattaccGTGGATGTTTGCATTGACACTGTACAATTGTACTGGACAGTTGCCAAGGGTATCAGATTACACTGAACAAGGCTCAAATGGTCATAATGGGccaaaaatgactatttctccCCTCCTGACCTGTTGTACAATTTTTCAGGCatcaacatattatatattattactctaattataataataatcaatCTATATATATTGGGCCAGAAAATCCTCTATTTTCTTTCAGTTTTAAGTGAGAAGATGCCATGTGGGCAAATGGAATCCAAAAATAAACAGCTTTTAGCTATATTTACTCTCTTAATTTGTCTATCTCTTTCATGGATATTGGATATCCTCGATCCTTTCCAAGGCTTTCCATATATTCTTCCATGCATCTCGATCTCTACCACTCTTTgctcaatttttaaaaatactttggTTGAATCGATCTTAATTTACACTGGAATAACCACCTTGTACAAAAACTTGGGTACCTGTACCTGACCATTGGTATCAATTTTGTTTGGGAAATGGGTGCTGATCATGGCCTGCCGGTGATTCATTGTTTTCGTAAATAAGCTAGAGACCAGTTAGTCTGCatgcatataattaattttctcatCTCGATCAACCGAATTCTAATCCAGTCTAGTAGTACTCCTAAATAATTATAACCTCCCTAGCTAGGTCCCATGCATCTCAAGCTGATCACTCCATGCAGCTTGCCCTTGCCATCGAATTCTATAGTACCCCCAAGATAGAAACTAATTGGTTGCCTAGAAGAAACTCATATGGTAGTTTCGATGGATATATATCATGGATATTACTGTAAGATATCCGCTAGCTATAAAATTCCTTTTTACTGTACTTAGCTAGATCAGGAGCGCATAAGCATTACCCCGATCGACTTGATAAGTTGATCCGCTCTCATGAACCACTGAAATATGAATCTTGGATTAGAATTGAGgcaacctagctagctaattatatatatagctagtccCTGAAGAAGGATCTGATCTTAATAATTACAAGCAAAAACGTACCTTATAAACAGCATGCATCAGGCGCCATAGGGAATTCCTCTTCAGAAAACCTAGCTATGACATCCTAATTCTCGATCTCATGTATAACATGACCATGATATAATGTTGTACATCCTAAAAAACCCAAGCTAGGCATCCTAATGATTCTTATATAAGAAGTACTGCaacatgtataaaaaaaaattatacaaaataaacccacaaactaATGTGGTTTCATAGAATCtattaaatctaatattttataataaaagtaatttttcaatCTGACTTACCACatcaaattacatcaatttgtgagtttacttttatgtaattcaTTTGTAATTTAAGTATTTTCCTtcttgtgtgtgtatatatatatagtgtttgtgtttgttttatatataaatttattcatgcAGAATATGTAATTTCAATGGACATGACGACATActtaaaaattcataaatatcGATCTGATATATATGTCCActgttttaaaatgataaatacaaGAGTACGTCCGtagtttttggccatttccttCCTTGAAAGACGACGTAGTACTACTTGTGAAACAAGAAATACATATATCAACGACAGGCTAGCTAGGACATCATGTAGCGCTTAGGTTGATcagaaaatatcatttaaatttaacttaaaaGTTACAAGGTGGCAAGCGACAACGTGGATTTAAATTCTTGTTGGAAACTTAGAATTCCACAAATATCCGTATTGCACCACCTCGAAGTCTAAATCCGGCCAGTTTCCTAGCTATTGCTTGAACTAGTATCTAGTCTATCTTTTGTGCCGGCAGATCTAATTAAACGAGTTGCAAGGTAATAGTACTGTCCAAGAAAACAGATCCCGTCGATGTAGCTAGAAATTAATGTAGTATTTGCATGAGATCAGCGCAATAGATGACATGCCAAACTCGATCATTACCGTGCAATATAACAGGAACTATATATTGATGATCTCTTGATGTAATATTATAGGTCGTACGTCGATCTTTGATTTTGCAAAAGTAAATATCTTAATAAttggtatat contains:
- the LOC122311432 gene encoding mavicyanin-like, whose protein sequence is MAKLQLCLILFATIGCFLSGLQVRAMTHIVGGSYGWRLPSANISFYQDWARPRNFTAGDKLVFLFTTGLHNVVEVKKEDYDECTQKHVIKTYTNGPAIFELTKPGDHFFICGLSNQFCNGGQKLSIRVMNGDTSSDGGGLFGIITKSSSSSSSADSIYSLGMLSGLLLALMMIINIIFFI